A region from the Agrobacterium cucumeris genome encodes:
- a CDS encoding type IV secretory system conjugative DNA transfer family protein → MSKFDPFGNWSRDSSWAWKLTKFGFNASRNLKARSARQQVEELYGPEVADAVEAAIRDGRNPQPIIERAKRDLEARQERERQLANPPPLYGSARWPTSTDLKRYLRAKDAFNDPRSLLLGSFNDEGQTKPAGYVHWDGDGHLLTIAPTRTGKGLTTIIPNLLRYQGSCIVIDPKGELFETTSQWRSTLGPVYRIAPLDEGSGKPIHRFDPVSRVRREADARAIAQQMFPRDPKSASFFADDAVGFMTAVIMYVRYKAPPHRRTLATVCQMAMLKGARLLGVARQMETFPPSADAARAVLEKDPHRSLKVLQETLTSKLYEWKDADIQRSVSGCDFSFESLKDQTATVYIEMPFDMMKTFSGWLRVVLKTALDAMLANRNIPEIPVLFVLDEFLNIGPFPEYRDAIRTHAGAGIRLWFFLQDIHSIEEHYPGNSWRPFLNCAVKQFFGINDDDTARMIGGYLGHKTHAIRNVSSSAHVSSHVTGWDGGSSTNTGFSMTETIQFLGRPLLMPDEVQELLGGWQGDGWRYGITDIAGTRPFKTQLVVHEKSENCRQRVGMMAGGHSHDTGESTS, encoded by the coding sequence ATGAGCAAATTCGATCCATTCGGCAATTGGTCACGCGATTCTTCATGGGCGTGGAAGCTAACCAAGTTCGGCTTCAATGCGAGCCGCAACCTCAAAGCCCGCTCGGCAAGGCAGCAGGTCGAAGAACTCTACGGTCCCGAAGTTGCCGACGCGGTGGAAGCCGCCATTCGTGACGGACGCAACCCACAACCCATCATCGAGCGGGCCAAACGTGACCTTGAAGCCCGTCAGGAGCGAGAGCGCCAGCTTGCCAACCCTCCGCCACTTTATGGTTCTGCCCGCTGGCCCACCTCGACAGACCTTAAACGCTACTTGCGCGCCAAAGATGCCTTTAACGATCCCCGCTCCCTCCTGCTCGGTAGTTTTAACGATGAAGGCCAGACCAAACCCGCCGGGTATGTCCACTGGGACGGAGACGGCCATCTGCTGACGATTGCGCCAACGCGTACCGGCAAAGGGCTGACGACTATCATTCCCAATCTTCTGCGCTATCAGGGCAGTTGTATTGTGATTGACCCGAAAGGCGAGCTATTTGAGACAACCTCGCAGTGGCGCAGTACGCTCGGCCCAGTCTACCGCATAGCACCGCTGGACGAAGGTTCCGGCAAGCCAATTCACCGCTTCGATCCCGTAAGCCGCGTCCGGCGCGAAGCTGATGCGCGTGCCATTGCACAACAGATGTTTCCCCGCGATCCAAAATCAGCGTCCTTCTTTGCCGACGATGCGGTGGGATTCATGACGGCTGTAATCATGTACGTCCGCTATAAGGCTCCACCCCATCGTCGGACATTGGCCACGGTGTGCCAGATGGCCATGCTCAAGGGTGCCAGATTGCTCGGCGTTGCCCGACAGATGGAGACCTTCCCGCCATCGGCGGATGCCGCCCGTGCCGTTCTTGAAAAAGACCCGCACCGCAGCCTCAAGGTCTTGCAGGAAACCCTCACAAGTAAGCTTTACGAATGGAAAGACGCGGATATCCAGCGCAGCGTCAGCGGCTGCGATTTCAGCTTTGAAAGCCTGAAAGACCAGACAGCCACAGTCTATATCGAAATGCCGTTCGATATGATGAAGACATTTTCGGGCTGGCTGCGCGTAGTCCTCAAGACTGCACTGGACGCCATGCTGGCAAATCGCAACATACCCGAAATTCCGGTGCTGTTCGTGCTGGACGAGTTTTTGAACATCGGCCCGTTTCCCGAATATCGCGATGCGATCCGCACCCATGCAGGTGCGGGCATCCGGCTTTGGTTTTTCCTTCAGGACATTCACTCCATAGAGGAGCATTACCCCGGCAATAGCTGGCGACCGTTCCTCAACTGTGCGGTCAAGCAGTTCTTTGGCATCAACGACGACGACACGGCGCGAATGATCGGTGGCTATCTCGGTCACAAGACTCACGCCATCCGCAACGTCAGTTCCAGCGCGCATGTGTCGTCGCACGTTACCGGCTGGGACGGCGGTTCCTCGACCAATACCGGCTTCTCCATGACGGAAACCATCCAGTTTCTCGGCCGCCCGCTGCTCATGCCGGACGAGGTTCAGGAATTGCTCGGCGGCTGGCAGGGCGACGGCTGGCGTTACGGTATAACGGACATCGCGGGCACCCGCCCGTTCAAGACGCAGCTCGTCGTTCACGAGAAAAGCGAGAATTGCAGGCAAAGGGTCGGCATGATGGCAGGGGGACACAGCCATGACACAGGTGAAAGCACTTCATAA
- a CDS encoding phage integrase N-terminal domain-containing protein, with the protein MDNLTMDLVRLTQRNKDGSYGTQTNRKRGLTAMANDLSDLGYKLPSAASLKPKHIEALVEKWLDADTTDASIRNRLTWLRWWAEKVNKANVVNRDNAAYGVAERGEITRNRAQTLDPAKFKAIECPYIQASLMLQVAFGLRREEAMKFQPQAAIRGDHITLQASWTKGGRARTVPITTLEQRHVLQHVIKLVPGRGSLIPAQLSYVEHLKRFEYQTLKVNLRNTHGYRHAYAQNRYKVLTGQLCPLAGGEDWATMTQTERETDRAARRQISAELGHGRLKITDIYLGSAFQ; encoded by the coding sequence ATGGACAATCTGACCATGGATCTCGTGCGTCTGACGCAACGCAACAAGGATGGCTCTTACGGTACCCAGACCAACCGTAAACGCGGCCTGACCGCAATGGCCAACGACCTCAGCGACCTCGGCTACAAACTGCCGTCCGCCGCATCCCTGAAACCCAAACATATCGAAGCACTGGTGGAAAAGTGGCTCGATGCCGACACCACCGACGCCAGCATCCGCAACCGGCTGACCTGGCTGCGCTGGTGGGCCGAAAAGGTCAACAAGGCTAACGTGGTCAATCGCGACAACGCCGCCTATGGCGTGGCCGAACGCGGCGAGATCACTCGCAACCGCGCCCAGACCCTCGACCCCGCCAAGTTCAAGGCGATTGAATGCCCGTACATCCAAGCGTCGCTCATGCTGCAAGTGGCCTTCGGCCTGCGCCGCGAGGAGGCGATGAAATTCCAGCCACAGGCCGCAATACGTGGCGACCACATTACCTTGCAAGCAAGCTGGACCAAAGGCGGCAGGGCGCGCACGGTGCCGATCACCACGCTGGAACAGCGGCACGTCCTCCAGCACGTTATAAAACTCGTGCCGGGTCGCGGCTCTCTGATCCCCGCCCAACTCAGCTATGTCGAACACCTCAAGCGGTTCGAATATCAGACCCTGAAGGTGAACCTGCGGAACACGCACGGCTACCGGCATGCCTACGCCCAAAACCGCTATAAAGTCTTGACCGGCCAGCTCTGCCCGCTGGCAGGCGGCGAAGACTGGGCGACTATGACGCAAACCGAACGTGAGACAGACCGCGCCGCGCGCCGACAAATCTCCGCTGAACTCGGCCACGGCCGCCTCAAGATCACGGATATCTATTTGGGGAGTGCCTTCCAATGA
- a CDS encoding DNA methyltransferase, which yields MRPTYIARNGHLVFDAVAVPENTVIHGDCIPVMAGLPAESVDFVLTDPPYICNYRDRQGRTIANDTNGDWLEPAFREIYRLMKPDTLCISFYGWTATEAFLAAWASAGFRRVGHIVFCKDYASRKGLFEARHECAYVLAKGRPQLPTTPLSDVSGWVYTGNKLHPTQKPVEVLEPLIRTYCPQGGLVLDPFCGSGSTLVAAETCGRRYIGIELDRDHTEVAHKRLFPR from the coding sequence ATGCGCCCCACCTACATCGCGCGTAACGGCCATCTCGTCTTTGACGCGGTGGCCGTTCCTGAAAATACGGTCATCCATGGCGACTGCATTCCCGTCATGGCGGGACTGCCCGCCGAGAGCGTGGATTTTGTTCTGACCGATCCGCCGTACATCTGTAACTACCGTGACCGGCAGGGCCGCACCATTGCCAACGACACCAACGGTGACTGGCTGGAGCCAGCCTTCCGCGAGATCTACCGCCTCATGAAACCCGACACGCTCTGCATCAGCTTCTACGGCTGGACCGCGACCGAAGCGTTCCTGGCGGCATGGGCCTCGGCCGGGTTCCGGCGTGTCGGGCACATCGTGTTCTGCAAGGATTACGCGTCCCGCAAGGGCCTGTTCGAGGCGCGGCATGAATGCGCCTACGTGCTGGCCAAAGGCCGCCCGCAGTTGCCGACTACACCGCTATCGGACGTGTCAGGCTGGGTTTACACCGGCAACAAGCTGCACCCGACCCAGAAACCGGTCGAGGTGTTGGAACCATTGATCCGCACCTACTGTCCGCAAGGCGGGCTGGTGCTGGACCCATTCTGCGGATCTGGGTCTACGCTCGTCGCGGCTGAAACTTGCGGACGGCGCTATATCGGCATTGAACTTGACCGTGACCATACCGAGGTTGCACACAAACGCCTGTTTCCTCGATGA
- a CDS encoding helix-turn-helix domain-containing protein: MSETNRKQPNLIDVHVGSRIRLRRNIMGMSQERLGDSLGISFQQIQKYERGTNRVGASRLQNIADILNVNVSFFFEDAPGNDAGAVDAAKAPSSDDIQTFLSSSEGFRLNREFVKITNLNVRQSIIEMVKATAATGDDS, translated from the coding sequence ATGTCAGAGACCAATAGGAAACAGCCGAACCTAATCGACGTCCATGTCGGAAGCCGTATCAGGCTGCGCCGAAACATCATGGGCATGAGCCAGGAACGGCTCGGCGATAGCCTAGGCATCAGCTTCCAGCAAATCCAGAAATACGAACGCGGTACCAATCGCGTCGGAGCCAGTCGACTTCAGAACATTGCGGACATCCTGAATGTCAACGTCTCATTCTTCTTTGAAGACGCACCAGGAAATGATGCAGGTGCTGTCGATGCGGCGAAAGCGCCATCGTCCGACGACATTCAAACCTTCCTGTCGTCTTCCGAAGGATTCCGGCTGAACCGGGAATTCGTAAAAATCACTAACCTGAACGTCCGCCAAAGTATCATCGAGATGGTGAAGGCAACAGCAGCCACGGGCGATGATAGCTAG
- a CDS encoding recombinase family protein produces MPHTPVTPRLIGYARVSTEAQDLAYQIERLENAGCVEIFHEKRSGKNRDGRPELARLLARLQPGDVMLATATDRVARDPLDLVNILKTVKDAGAGLRLLDEPFIDTTSEMADLIAFLVGWAARWQRRRILENTAQGREAARLRGVKFGRPCKLGPREREKIAEQRAQGETCGRIARAFGVSESTIHRAV; encoded by the coding sequence ATGCCCCACACTCCCGTCACGCCACGACTCATCGGTTACGCCCGCGTCAGCACCGAGGCGCAAGACCTTGCCTATCAAATCGAGCGGCTTGAAAACGCGGGCTGTGTCGAGATTTTCCATGAAAAGCGCAGCGGCAAGAACCGGGACGGCAGGCCGGAGCTGGCTCGCCTGCTCGCCCGCCTTCAACCGGGCGATGTCATGCTGGCGACGGCGACCGACCGGGTAGCGAGAGACCCGCTCGATCTCGTGAACATCCTTAAAACGGTGAAGGATGCGGGCGCGGGACTGCGGCTACTGGATGAGCCGTTTATCGACACCACATCAGAGATGGCGGATTTAATCGCGTTCTTAGTTGGCTGGGCCGCCCGCTGGCAGCGGCGGCGGATACTGGAAAATACCGCACAGGGGAGGGAAGCGGCGCGTCTACGTGGCGTGAAGTTCGGGAGGCCGTGCAAACTGGGGCCGAGAGAGAGGGAGAAGATTGCGGAACAGCGGGCGCAGGGCGAGACGTGCGGGCGGATCGCGCGAGCTTTTGGGGTGAGTGAAAGCACGATACATCGTGCTGTTTAA